The Algoriphagus sanaruensis genome window below encodes:
- a CDS encoding alpha-glucuronidase family glycosyl hydrolase encodes MKKYLILALLLIFSLQNFAKDGYELWLDYRPIENSIMRSEADQLFSGIFFFGKNPTYEAIEKELQLAAPKMTGKAPVFSSERLNQTQIWLGTREELAQVLGLQNQIDIRNLGQDGYWMGPVVFQGKTYFTIVGNRPVGVLYGVFDWLKSLQSGSFDLNKVKMESPKIQLRMLNHWDNLDRTVERGYAGFSIWDWHRLPGYIDPRYIDYARANASIGINAVSLTNVNANARILTSDFMKKAMVLADIFRPYGIKVFLTARFSAPIEIGGLKTADPLDPEVIAFWKKKTDEMYQHIPDFGGYLVKANSEGQPGPHEYQRTHAEGANMLAAALAPHGGVLIWRAFVYSHEIDEDRHKQANLEFVPLDGKFRENVIIQVKNGAIDFQPREPFHPLFGAVKQTNLGVEFQITQEYLGQATQLVFLSPMWEEVLRSKTFRPTPTSTVAGIVDGSDSGQRLTLMAGVSNIGTDRNWTGHLFGQANWYSFGRLTWDPYLSSEQIAEEWTKLTFGQNPENLVKIKEIMLDSHEAAVNYMTPLGLHHIMGWDHHYGPGPWVTGGRADWTALYYHRADSLGIGFDRTFTGSKALEQYAPEIIRAWSDSEQIPEKYLLWFHHLSWDYTMKSGKTLWKEIGLHYDQGVKSARKMKSTWETLNGAIDPVQYSHVSQLLEIQVQEAEWWRNACLLYFQSISKRPFPSEIEQPEGDLEYYKSLRFPTAPGIRPKW; translated from the coding sequence ATGAAGAAATACCTGATTCTAGCGCTCTTGCTGATTTTTTCGTTGCAAAATTTTGCAAAAGACGGCTACGAACTTTGGCTCGACTACCGACCAATCGAAAATTCAATAATGCGCTCGGAAGCAGATCAGCTTTTCTCAGGCATCTTCTTTTTTGGAAAAAACCCCACCTACGAAGCCATCGAAAAAGAGCTTCAGCTCGCTGCTCCCAAAATGACTGGAAAAGCACCAGTATTTTCTTCAGAGCGTCTGAATCAAACCCAAATTTGGCTGGGAACACGCGAAGAACTCGCACAAGTCCTTGGTCTTCAAAACCAAATTGATATTCGGAATCTCGGTCAAGATGGCTACTGGATGGGACCGGTGGTTTTTCAGGGAAAGACTTACTTTACGATTGTGGGCAATCGGCCTGTAGGTGTTCTTTATGGAGTTTTTGACTGGCTCAAAAGCCTACAAAGCGGAAGTTTTGACTTGAATAAAGTAAAAATGGAAAGCCCGAAAATCCAGCTTCGCATGCTCAACCATTGGGATAATCTGGACCGAACGGTAGAGCGAGGCTATGCAGGCTTTTCGATTTGGGACTGGCACCGCCTACCCGGTTACATCGACCCAAGATACATTGACTATGCCCGTGCCAATGCCAGTATTGGAATCAATGCGGTTTCCCTAACCAATGTGAATGCCAATGCAAGGATCTTGACCTCGGACTTTATGAAAAAGGCCATGGTGCTGGCCGATATCTTCCGACCGTATGGGATCAAAGTTTTTCTAACCGCGCGATTCTCCGCTCCCATCGAAATCGGAGGGCTCAAAACCGCCGATCCGCTCGATCCGGAGGTGATTGCTTTCTGGAAAAAGAAGACCGACGAAATGTATCAGCACATCCCCGATTTTGGAGGATACCTCGTCAAGGCAAATTCCGAAGGGCAGCCCGGGCCGCATGAATACCAGCGAACGCATGCCGAAGGTGCCAATATGCTTGCCGCTGCTTTGGCCCCGCATGGCGGAGTGTTAATCTGGAGGGCTTTTGTCTATTCTCACGAAATTGACGAAGACCGCCACAAGCAAGCCAATCTAGAATTTGTGCCTTTGGATGGAAAATTCCGTGAGAATGTGATCATTCAGGTCAAAAATGGGGCGATTGACTTCCAGCCAAGGGAACCTTTCCACCCACTTTTTGGCGCAGTGAAGCAAACCAATCTGGGAGTTGAGTTTCAAATCACTCAAGAGTACCTCGGTCAGGCTACCCAGCTGGTCTTCCTTTCTCCTATGTGGGAAGAAGTGCTACGAAGCAAAACCTTCCGTCCTACACCAACCTCTACCGTGGCTGGAATTGTGGACGGTTCGGACTCCGGTCAAAGGCTCACCCTCATGGCTGGCGTGTCCAATATCGGCACAGATCGCAACTGGACGGGGCATCTCTTTGGCCAGGCCAACTGGTATTCTTTCGGGCGGTTGACTTGGGATCCTTACTTGAGTTCGGAGCAGATCGCTGAGGAATGGACCAAGCTAACCTTTGGTCAAAATCCCGAAAATCTGGTCAAAATCAAGGAAATCATGCTCGATTCCCACGAAGCCGCTGTCAACTACATGACTCCGCTTGGCTTGCATCACATCATGGGCTGGGATCATCACTACGGCCCGGGACCTTGGGTGACCGGAGGAAGAGCGGATTGGACTGCGCTTTATTATCACCGTGCAGATAGTTTGGGAATTGGTTTTGATCGCACTTTTACGGGAAGCAAAGCTTTGGAACAATACGCGCCAGAGATCATCAGAGCTTGGTCCGACTCGGAACAGATTCCTGAGAAATACCTGCTTTGGTTTCATCACCTGTCTTGGGACTACACCATGAAATCCGGAAAAACACTTTGGAAAGAAATCGGACTTCACTACGATCAAGGGGTAAAAAGTGCTCGAAAAATGAAAAGCACTTGGGAAACCCTCAATGGTGCGATCGATCCAGTGCAATATTCCCATGTGAGTCAATTACTTGAAATCCAAGTCCAAGAAGCCGAATGGTGGAGAAATGCCTGTCTGCTGTATTTTCAATCCATATCCAAAAGACCATTTCCAAGCGAAATCGAACAGCCCGAAGGAGATTTGGAGTATTACAAAAGCTTGAGATTTCCTACAGCGCCAGGAATTCGGCCGAAGTGGTAG